A genomic region of Catalinimonas niigatensis contains the following coding sequences:
- a CDS encoding aldose epimerase family protein → MKERITTQRWGKHQEKEVYLFRIENTDGTFVELTNYGASMVSIHVPDRKGELGNVVLGFPSLEGYVQDRSYVGATIGRFANRIKGAEFTLDGKRYVLEDNDHGNSNHGGTSGFHAKVFDFEVGEDQLTFHLHSPNGEGGYPGNLRLSVSYSWNEHHEMYIHYTAHTDQKTITNFTNHAYFNLSSEAQSILDHELNIEAQEMLEMGADFIPTGKIIPVAHIDFSQDKIRSKMTFRNDTVKGLNSCYVLDRKTEKPDAILMDASSGRKMEVFTSYPGMLLYTGDYLFSQVPGHHSKNYKAFDGLCLECQYYPDSPHHPHFPSSILEVGQLYDEFIKLRFNTF, encoded by the coding sequence ATGAAGGAGCGCATCACCACCCAACGTTGGGGAAAGCATCAGGAGAAAGAGGTGTATCTCTTCAGGATAGAAAATACAGATGGAACCTTTGTGGAACTGACTAACTATGGAGCTTCCATGGTCTCCATTCATGTTCCTGATCGCAAAGGTGAATTGGGAAATGTGGTGCTGGGCTTTCCAAGTCTGGAAGGTTATGTACAGGATCGCTCTTATGTAGGAGCTACCATCGGCAGGTTTGCCAACCGGATCAAAGGCGCTGAATTCACATTAGACGGTAAACGCTATGTGCTGGAGGACAATGATCATGGAAATTCTAATCATGGCGGGACGAGTGGATTTCATGCCAAAGTCTTTGACTTTGAAGTAGGGGAGGATCAGCTGACCTTTCATTTGCACAGCCCTAATGGAGAGGGAGGTTATCCGGGAAATCTGCGACTGAGCGTTAGCTATTCCTGGAATGAACATCATGAGATGTACATTCATTATACAGCACATACAGACCAAAAAACCATCACCAATTTTACCAACCATGCGTATTTCAATCTATCTTCCGAAGCGCAGTCCATCCTTGACCATGAACTAAACATTGAAGCACAAGAGATGCTGGAAATGGGTGCTGACTTTATTCCTACAGGAAAGATTATTCCGGTAGCACATATAGATTTTTCTCAGGATAAGATAAGGAGTAAGATGACTTTCCGAAATGATACAGTTAAAGGCTTGAACAGTTGTTATGTGCTGGATAGAAAAACAGAAAAACCTGATGCTATCTTGATGGATGCTTCATCCGGCAGAAAGATGGAAGTGTTCACTTCCTACCCTGGCATGTTGCTCTATACCGGTGATTATCTTTTTAGCCAGGTTCCTGGCCACCATTCAAAAAATTACAAAGCTTTTGACGGCCTTTGCCTGGAATGTCAATATTATCCAGACAGCCCTCATCATCCTCATTTCCCTTCTTCCATACTGGAGGTAGGACAGTTGTATGATGAATTCATAAAATTAAGGTTCAATACGTTTTGA
- a CDS encoding DUF1501 domain-containing protein, whose protein sequence is MDLFQELQYKNLQYKTRRHFLKQCTSGLGAIAFGSLMGCNPFSSSAKKEMLMDTSPLGNKFPHFAPKAKRIIYLHMAGSPSQLELFDYKPELAKLHNLDCPPSLLEGKKFAFIQGVPKMLGPQAKFKNHGQSGTMVSNHLPHFASVVDEAAIIRTMHTDEFNHAPAQLLLQTGGPRLGRPSMGSWVTYGLGSENENLPGFMVLVSGGKTPSAGKSVWGSGFLPSVYQGVQCRSEGDPVLYVSNPDGIDGNLRRKTLDAINRINEKEYQEMQDPEILTRISQYEMAFRMQTSVPEVMDIDKEPEHIHKMYGTEPGKSSFANNCLLARRLVEKGVRFVQLFDWGWDSHGTDKSTALEAGFQDKCRQVDQPMTALIKDLKQRGLLEETLIVWGGEFGRTPMQENRNGKEMPFMGRDHHTEAFTVWMAGGGIKGGVTYGETDEIGYYGIKDRVHIHDLQATILHQMGMDHEKLTFPFQGRDFRLTDVAGKVVKELIA, encoded by the coding sequence ATGGATCTATTTCAAGAACTACAATACAAAAATTTACAGTATAAAACCCGTCGGCATTTTCTCAAACAGTGCACTTCGGGCCTGGGTGCCATTGCTTTTGGCTCTCTGATGGGATGTAACCCCTTCTCTTCTTCGGCCAAGAAAGAGATGCTGATGGATACCAGTCCTCTGGGAAATAAGTTTCCTCACTTTGCCCCCAAAGCCAAAAGGATTATTTATCTGCACATGGCAGGCTCACCTTCTCAGCTGGAACTCTTTGACTACAAACCGGAACTGGCAAAACTGCATAACCTGGATTGTCCACCTTCACTATTAGAGGGCAAGAAGTTTGCTTTTATCCAGGGTGTACCCAAAATGCTGGGACCACAGGCGAAGTTCAAAAATCACGGACAGTCGGGTACGATGGTTTCCAACCACCTGCCTCATTTTGCTTCGGTGGTGGATGAAGCGGCCATCATCAGAACCATGCATACCGATGAGTTTAACCATGCTCCTGCTCAGTTGCTTCTACAGACGGGTGGACCTCGTTTGGGCAGACCCAGTATGGGTTCCTGGGTAACTTATGGATTAGGTTCTGAAAACGAAAACCTGCCGGGATTTATGGTGTTGGTTTCAGGAGGTAAAACGCCGAGTGCCGGTAAAAGTGTGTGGGGAAGCGGTTTTTTACCTTCTGTTTATCAGGGGGTACAATGCCGCTCCGAAGGTGATCCTGTTTTGTATGTTTCTAACCCCGATGGGATTGATGGAAATCTGAGACGCAAGACACTGGACGCCATCAACCGCATCAACGAAAAAGAGTATCAGGAAATGCAAGACCCTGAAATACTGACCAGAATCTCACAGTACGAGATGGCTTTTCGCATGCAGACTTCTGTACCCGAAGTGATGGACATTGACAAAGAGCCGGAGCATATCCATAAGATGTATGGCACCGAACCCGGCAAATCTTCCTTTGCCAACAATTGCCTGCTGGCAAGAAGGCTGGTAGAGAAAGGTGTGCGCTTTGTGCAGCTTTTTGACTGGGGATGGGACTCTCACGGCACTGATAAAAGCACTGCGCTGGAAGCAGGTTTTCAGGACAAGTGTCGACAGGTAGACCAGCCCATGACTGCTTTGATCAAAGACCTCAAGCAGAGAGGCCTGCTGGAAGAAACTTTAATTGTTTGGGGAGGGGAATTTGGTCGTACGCCCATGCAGGAAAACCGTAATGGTAAGGAGATGCCTTTCATGGGCCGTGATCACCATACCGAAGCTTTTACTGTCTGGATGGCCGGAGGTGGTATCAAAGGAGGAGTGACTTATGGAGAAACCGATGAGATCGGATACTATGGCATCAAAGATCGCGTACATATCCATGATCTGCAGGCTACCATTCTTCACCAAATGGGCATGGACCATGAAAAGCTTACCTTTCCTTTCCAGGGCAGGGATTTCCGTCTTACCGATGTGGCGGGTAAAGTCGTCAAAGAGCTGATTGCCTAA
- a CDS encoding alpha-galactosidase: MKLVSMLAKHSLSVLIIIFTLFQASAQQVIIPIETEHTAQVLQVGENQDLDIIYFGKKLSNTDEYRQVPVVYKQSEDYTNMLNAAYTSSGSRNLLEPAITVTHADGNISLDLKYVSHQTEKVDDNVSLHSILLKDPVYDFEVTLFYKTYQQEDVVEQWSVIRHKEKKNVVLHKFASANIYLKADDYWLRQYHGDWAKEMQPEETRLTHGIKTLDSKLGTRANLFQPSVFMVSLDKVATEEEGQVLYGALEWSGNFRIDLEMDPLDNLRIIAGMNNYASDYSLKPNEEFKTPAFLYTFSSQGKGLASRNLHDWARNYQLLDGKGTRLTLLNNWEATYFDFNEEILKGLLKDTKELGVDLFLLDDGWFANKYPRNGDNAGLGDWEANRKKLPNGISTLVQEAEANEVKFGIWIEPEMVNPKSELYEKHPDWVIKQPKRDEYYFRNQLVLDLSNPEVQDFVFKVVDDLFTENPDLAYIKWDCNAVIYNAYSAHLKNQSHLYIEYVRGLYDVLERVREKYPTVPMMLCSGGGGRVDYAALQYFTEFWPSDNTDPLERIYMQWEYSYFYPAISSSNHVTDWGKQPIKFRTDVAMMGKLGFDIVVDELAPQDLEFCQQAIEHYDEVKDIIWQGDQYRLSHPRESSVASLMYVDEAKSSGVIFNYLVNPRYQAGSHRPIRLKGLDADKQYRIEEINLYPGTQSTLNAEQSYSGDFLMNVGFNPDVRAGRNSVVLQIREVD; encoded by the coding sequence ATGAAGCTAGTAAGCATGTTGGCTAAACATTCCCTGTCAGTTTTGATTATCATTTTCACGCTTTTTCAGGCATCAGCTCAACAAGTAATCATTCCCATTGAAACCGAGCATACCGCCCAAGTGCTACAGGTCGGCGAAAATCAGGATCTGGACATCATCTATTTTGGGAAAAAGCTGAGCAATACCGATGAATACAGACAGGTTCCGGTAGTATACAAGCAATCGGAAGATTATACGAACATGCTCAATGCGGCCTATACTTCTTCCGGCTCGCGCAATTTGCTGGAGCCTGCCATCACCGTTACCCATGCCGATGGCAACATTTCTCTGGATCTGAAATATGTGAGTCATCAAACGGAAAAGGTGGACGACAATGTATCTCTGCACAGTATTTTACTGAAAGATCCGGTCTACGATTTTGAGGTGACCCTTTTTTATAAAACCTATCAGCAGGAAGATGTAGTGGAGCAGTGGTCTGTCATCCGGCATAAGGAGAAAAAGAATGTGGTGCTGCACAAATTTGCTTCAGCTAATATTTATCTCAAAGCGGATGATTACTGGCTGCGGCAGTACCACGGCGACTGGGCCAAAGAAATGCAACCTGAAGAAACCCGACTTACACACGGCATTAAGACTTTGGATTCCAAACTGGGTACACGAGCCAATCTGTTTCAGCCTTCTGTATTTATGGTTTCTCTGGACAAAGTTGCTACGGAAGAGGAGGGGCAGGTACTCTATGGCGCTCTGGAATGGAGCGGTAACTTCCGCATTGATCTGGAAATGGACCCGCTGGATAACCTGCGTATCATCGCCGGTATGAATAACTACGCTTCCGACTACAGCCTGAAACCCAATGAGGAATTCAAAACTCCTGCTTTTCTGTATACTTTCTCTAGCCAGGGCAAAGGCTTAGCCAGCCGGAATCTACACGACTGGGCCAGAAACTATCAACTACTGGATGGCAAAGGAACTCGCCTCACCCTGCTTAACAACTGGGAAGCCACTTATTTTGACTTTAATGAGGAAATTCTGAAAGGATTGCTCAAAGATACCAAAGAACTGGGCGTAGACCTTTTCCTGTTGGATGATGGCTGGTTTGCCAACAAATACCCTCGCAATGGCGACAATGCCGGTCTGGGCGACTGGGAGGCTAACCGTAAGAAATTGCCCAATGGGATTTCCACTTTGGTACAAGAAGCAGAAGCCAACGAGGTCAAATTCGGCATCTGGATAGAACCGGAAATGGTCAATCCCAAAAGTGAATTGTATGAAAAGCATCCCGACTGGGTTATCAAGCAACCCAAGCGGGATGAGTACTACTTCAGGAATCAGCTGGTGCTGGACCTGAGCAATCCTGAAGTGCAGGATTTTGTATTCAAGGTTGTGGACGATTTGTTTACAGAAAACCCGGACCTGGCTTATATCAAATGGGATTGCAATGCAGTGATTTACAATGCCTATTCCGCCCATCTCAAAAACCAGTCGCACCTGTACATTGAGTATGTGCGGGGCTTGTACGATGTGCTGGAAAGAGTACGGGAGAAATACCCCACCGTACCCATGATGCTTTGCTCCGGCGGTGGCGGAAGGGTAGATTATGCTGCTCTTCAATACTTTACCGAATTCTGGCCCAGCGACAATACCGATCCCCTGGAGCGCATTTACATGCAGTGGGAATATTCTTACTTCTACCCTGCCATCAGTTCTTCCAACCACGTGACCGACTGGGGTAAGCAACCCATTAAGTTTCGCACCGATGTGGCCATGATGGGCAAACTGGGCTTTGATATCGTAGTAGACGAACTGGCCCCCCAGGACCTGGAGTTTTGTCAGCAGGCGATTGAGCATTATGATGAAGTGAAGGACATCATCTGGCAGGGCGATCAGTATCGCCTGTCTCATCCAAGAGAAAGTAGTGTGGCTTCCCTCATGTATGTGGATGAAGCGAAGTCTTCCGGGGTGATCTTCAATTACCTGGTAAATCCACGCTATCAGGCAGGCAGCCACAGGCCTATCCGTCTGAAAGGGCTGGATGCGGATAAACAATACAGGATTGAAGAGATCAATCTGTATCCGGGTACACAGTCTACACTAAATGCAGAGCAAAGCTATTCCGGTGATTTTCTGATGAACGTCGGCTTCAATCCTGATGTGCGTGCCGGACGTAACAGTGTGGTCTTGCAGATCAGAGAGGTGGACTAA
- a CDS encoding sugar phosphate isomerase/epimerase family protein gives MNRRTFLAQSGAFGSSLMLNNLPLAKEHPLPFTVPSDFSLKIMATNWGFEGSWEAFCAKAKDSGYDGIEVWVPQQDEDLDQLMNAVDKHDLSYGFLASGSDADFNKHLAQFQQSLDKALSLKPLFINCHSGRDYFTFAQNKQIVDYTTQKNRSSGINIYHETHRSRMLFAAHITRQFIENIPELRLTLDISHWCNVHESLLQDQEETVKLALSRTGHVHARVGHAESPQVTDPRAPEWKQEVETHFAWWDQVVKQSIAQGQALTMTAEFGPPNYMAMVPFTRQPLADLWDVNAYMMQLWRERYSS, from the coding sequence ATGAATCGCAGAACGTTTCTTGCTCAATCCGGTGCTTTTGGCAGCAGTCTGATGTTAAATAACCTACCACTGGCAAAAGAACATCCGCTTCCATTTACTGTTCCATCCGACTTTTCTCTTAAAATCATGGCCACCAACTGGGGCTTTGAGGGAAGCTGGGAAGCCTTTTGCGCCAAAGCCAAAGACAGTGGCTACGATGGCATAGAAGTCTGGGTGCCGCAGCAAGATGAAGATCTTGATCAACTGATGAATGCGGTTGACAAACATGATCTCTCTTATGGTTTTCTGGCTTCAGGGTCGGACGCGGATTTCAACAAGCATCTGGCGCAGTTTCAGCAATCGCTGGACAAGGCACTCAGTCTGAAACCACTTTTTATCAACTGTCACTCCGGTAGAGATTATTTTACTTTTGCGCAGAACAAGCAGATTGTTGACTACACTACACAAAAAAATCGTTCGTCGGGCATCAACATCTATCATGAGACCCATCGCTCCCGGATGCTATTTGCTGCGCACATCACCAGACAGTTTATAGAAAATATTCCTGAACTCAGGCTGACGCTGGATATTTCGCACTGGTGCAATGTACATGAATCGCTGCTACAGGATCAGGAAGAAACTGTAAAGCTGGCATTGAGCCGAACAGGGCATGTGCATGCCCGGGTAGGCCATGCGGAAAGTCCGCAGGTCACTGACCCCAGAGCACCGGAATGGAAACAGGAAGTAGAAACCCATTTTGCCTGGTGGGATCAGGTGGTGAAACAGAGCATCGCGCAAGGTCAGGCTTTGACCATGACGGCCGAATTTGGTCCGCCCAACTATATGGCGATGGTGCCCTTTACCCGCCAACCCCTGGCTGACCTCTGGGATGTGAATGCCTACATGATGCAGCTCTGGAGAGAAAGATATAGTAGTTAA
- a CDS encoding YybH family protein, translating into MTEYSKSLEKYIMQWIVYLTALQMAACTAEPAQNIEEDIEAITNMSKARAEAFNNSNAPEIAAHFTEDAVLMAPGKEAGIGKEAVQAYYQSIFDVYVPELSSHYEEVEVSGDMAYGRGFAEVTLIPREGGAPIVSTSKYLNILKRQSDGSWKTTHDVWNGNEP; encoded by the coding sequence ATGACAGAGTATAGCAAATCTTTAGAAAAATACATTATGCAATGGATAGTTTATCTAACTGCATTGCAGATGGCTGCTTGCACTGCTGAACCTGCTCAAAATATTGAAGAAGATATAGAAGCAATCACCAATATGAGCAAAGCCAGGGCTGAAGCTTTTAACAACAGTAATGCTCCGGAAATCGCTGCTCATTTTACTGAAGATGCTGTGCTGATGGCTCCCGGCAAAGAAGCCGGTATCGGTAAGGAGGCGGTACAAGCTTATTATCAGTCTATTTTTGATGTCTATGTTCCTGAACTTTCCAGCCATTATGAGGAGGTAGAAGTATCGGGAGATATGGCCTATGGCAGAGGCTTTGCTGAAGTGACGTTAATACCCAGAGAAGGCGGAGCACCTATTGTATCTACTTCCAAATATCTCAATATTCTGAAGCGTCAGTCTGATGGTTCGTGGAAAACCACCCATGATGTTTGGAATGGAAATGAACCCTAA